A genome region from Streptomyces sp. S4.7 includes the following:
- a CDS encoding heparinase II/III family protein, whose amino-acid sequence MLLLDGRLELLRGELNGARASQWRRLYEQCDWYRRQTPPTEHPEASITYFGPAAANLALAYRLTGQRGYLEEAWRWISACVGFPHWGRAHMPDHDLDAGWLLHGLSLAYSWLGEDLEPERREILRAKLELQGERLHSYAEETTGSWWSSAYWQNHNWICWTGVATAGYALGRSEWTKAARANLETVLGMLPEDGSDSEGVVYWRYGVPWLAIHTDLVQHQEKADLWSVGGFLRHTTHWRLHQSAPGFEENIDHGDCHDRRSGHSVALYYRLASAYQDGTAQWLGNLVAERHFWREAYESGVRPGVMPEAFLELLWYDPEVAPVAPDEEPLTAYFPDLGQITARTGWDAAATCVSFKAAPGGGHRAWEEGHRLKAAGGWDAMSAGHHHPDAGAFVLHSHGAFLAVDEGYSNHKRAAHHNLILVDGEGWADEGRYHVYEGIPHERRARVRDVLAEGGFAHATAESAAMFSEGLGVRRIDRTLVVTPRGRVVILDELEADAPREWSYLLHTDWPTTQLEPDGWRLESGPGSARLTRLLPTDASATQERTEVEANPTSSTPSLKVSKTMHTLRLATPRTSTATFLTVFESTGSLAPHPVPAVLLPSDQGHAVSVGQGAESELVLLAPSTGVIETEGVRADAAAVLFSGTHIAAVRARGVQLDGSDVLRTDQPFTGLLTI is encoded by the coding sequence ATGCTGCTTCTCGACGGGCGACTCGAGCTGCTCCGCGGCGAGCTGAACGGCGCGCGTGCCTCCCAGTGGCGCCGGCTGTACGAACAGTGCGACTGGTATCGCCGGCAGACGCCGCCCACGGAGCACCCCGAGGCGAGCATCACCTACTTCGGGCCCGCCGCGGCCAACCTCGCTCTCGCCTACCGGCTCACCGGCCAGCGCGGATATCTGGAAGAGGCATGGCGCTGGATCTCGGCCTGCGTCGGCTTCCCCCACTGGGGCCGCGCCCATATGCCGGATCACGACCTGGACGCGGGGTGGTTGTTGCACGGTCTCTCGCTCGCGTACTCCTGGCTGGGCGAGGACCTGGAGCCGGAACGGCGTGAGATCCTGCGCGCCAAACTGGAACTGCAGGGTGAGCGGCTCCACTCGTACGCCGAGGAGACCACCGGTAGTTGGTGGTCGAGCGCGTACTGGCAGAACCACAACTGGATCTGCTGGACCGGGGTCGCCACCGCGGGCTACGCGCTGGGGCGCTCCGAGTGGACCAAGGCGGCCCGCGCGAACCTGGAGACGGTCCTCGGGATGCTCCCCGAAGACGGTTCGGATTCCGAGGGCGTCGTCTACTGGCGGTACGGCGTGCCGTGGCTCGCGATCCACACCGACCTCGTGCAGCACCAGGAGAAGGCCGACCTGTGGTCGGTCGGCGGCTTCCTGCGCCACACCACGCACTGGCGCCTGCACCAGAGCGCGCCGGGCTTCGAGGAGAACATCGATCACGGCGACTGCCACGACCGGCGCAGCGGCCACAGCGTCGCCCTCTACTACCGTCTGGCCTCCGCGTACCAGGACGGGACGGCTCAGTGGCTGGGCAACCTGGTCGCGGAGCGCCACTTCTGGCGCGAGGCGTACGAGTCGGGTGTGCGCCCCGGTGTCATGCCCGAGGCATTCCTCGAACTGCTCTGGTACGACCCGGAGGTCGCGCCCGTCGCGCCCGACGAGGAGCCCCTCACGGCGTACTTCCCGGACCTCGGGCAGATCACGGCGCGCACCGGCTGGGACGCCGCCGCCACCTGCGTCAGTTTCAAGGCGGCGCCCGGCGGTGGCCACCGGGCCTGGGAGGAGGGGCACCGGCTGAAGGCCGCGGGCGGCTGGGACGCGATGAGCGCGGGCCACCACCATCCCGACGCCGGCGCCTTCGTCCTGCACTCGCACGGCGCCTTCCTCGCGGTGGACGAGGGGTACAGCAACCACAAGCGCGCCGCTCACCACAATCTGATCCTGGTCGACGGCGAGGGGTGGGCGGACGAGGGCCGCTACCACGTGTACGAAGGCATACCGCACGAGCGCCGGGCGCGCGTACGGGACGTGCTCGCGGAGGGCGGGTTCGCCCACGCCACGGCGGAGTCCGCGGCGATGTTCTCCGAGGGGTTGGGGGTGCGGCGCATCGACCGTACGCTGGTGGTGACTCCGCGCGGGCGGGTGGTCATCCTCGACGAGCTCGAGGCCGACGCACCGCGCGAGTGGTCCTACCTGCTGCACACCGACTGGCCCACCACACAGCTGGAGCCGGACGGCTGGCGGCTGGAGTCGGGCCCCGGCAGCGCACGCCTCACCCGGCTCCTGCCCACCGACGCCTCGGCCACTCAGGAGCGCACCGAGGTGGAGGCGAACCCGACCTCCAGCACTCCGAGCCTCAAGGTCAGCAAGACGATGCACACCCTGCGCCTCGCCACCCCGAGGACCAGCACGGCCACGTTCCTGACCGTGTTCGAAAGCACGGGTTCGCTGGCCCCGCATCCGGTGCCGGCCGTGCTCCTGCCCTCGGACCAAGGACACGCGGTGTCCGTCGGCCAGGGCGCCGAGAGCGAACTCGTCCTCCTCGCCCCTAGCACGGGAGTCATCGAGACGGAGGGCGTGCGCGCCGACGCGGCGGCGGTTCTCTTCTCCGGCACGCACATCGCGGCCGTACGGGCGCGCGGTGTCCAGCTCGACGGAAGCGACGTGCTCCGGACCGACCAGCCCTTCACGGGCCTTCTGACCATCTGA
- a CDS encoding SDR family oxidoreductase — protein MPFDLTGRRALVTGAGHGIGASVALGLAKAGADVVVHYGRSAEAAERVVAEINTMGRKAMSLAADVTDAGDVTRLVDESVAFLGGLDIVVANAGHLVGRVPVAEMSEEHFHSVIDVNLFSVFRTCRAALPHLKEAGSSGRFVLMASQAAHDGGGPGAAAYAAAKAGVIGFAKGLAKEVGGTGVTVNALAPGYIGGTTFHGTFTSPEAQRGIVEKLPIGRGGTVEDVAGAAVYLASDEAGYITGATLDIGGGVWPR, from the coding sequence ATGCCTTTCGATCTCACAGGTCGTCGCGCGCTCGTCACCGGTGCCGGCCACGGCATCGGCGCATCGGTCGCGCTCGGGCTGGCAAAGGCGGGCGCTGATGTCGTAGTCCACTACGGACGCTCCGCCGAGGCCGCCGAGCGGGTGGTGGCCGAGATCAACACGATGGGGCGGAAGGCCATGTCCCTCGCCGCCGATGTCACCGATGCCGGCGACGTCACGCGGCTCGTCGACGAGAGCGTCGCCTTCCTCGGCGGACTCGACATCGTGGTCGCCAACGCGGGACACCTCGTCGGCCGGGTTCCGGTCGCGGAGATGAGCGAAGAGCACTTCCACAGCGTGATCGATGTCAATCTCTTCTCCGTCTTCCGTACCTGCCGGGCGGCGCTGCCGCATCTGAAGGAAGCGGGTTCCTCGGGCCGCTTCGTCCTGATGGCCTCTCAGGCGGCCCACGACGGCGGCGGCCCCGGAGCTGCCGCCTACGCCGCCGCCAAGGCCGGAGTGATCGGCTTCGCCAAGGGGCTGGCCAAGGAAGTCGGAGGCACCGGCGTCACCGTGAACGCGCTCGCCCCCGGATACATCGGCGGTACCACCTTCCACGGCACGTTCACCTCGCCCGAGGCTCAGCGGGGCATCGTCGAGAAGCTTCCCATCGGCCGGGGCGGCACGGTGGAAGACGTTGCCGGAGCGGCCGTCTACCTCGCCTCGGACGAGGCCGGGTACATCACCGGAGCCACCCTCGACATCGGCGGTGGCGTATGGCCGCGCTGA
- a CDS encoding DUF1565 domain-containing protein: MRVTRRIAALAALLGAMTAAGPAASAAVPKGSQDYYVSPRGSDTNAGTSGSPFAGIQRALDAAEPGSTVHLAPGRYLQDFISRNPGVTITGPASAVVQGSGAGRAVVEIQHDDVRLKGFTVDGLFGDPTQKADYRKKLIYVMSLTSGDGVDGLRIERMTLRNAGEECVRLRYLITGAEVAHNRITGCGVWDFHFDDGGKVGEGIYLGTAPEQQGMNGAPDDRPDVSRDNWIHHNRIDTRGNECVDIKENSTANLVERNDCTGQLDPNSAGLDARGSGNTFKANRSYGNVGAGVRVGGDTPADGTRNNIEGNVLLSNAAGGIKFEATPQGQVCGNTLAGNTGGAATGTYGDQYHPSRPC, from the coding sequence ATGAGAGTCACCCGTCGCATCGCCGCGTTGGCCGCCTTACTGGGGGCAATGACGGCGGCCGGGCCCGCCGCGTCCGCCGCCGTACCGAAAGGCTCCCAGGACTACTACGTCTCTCCGCGTGGCAGCGACACCAACGCCGGCACGAGCGGTTCGCCCTTCGCGGGCATCCAGCGCGCGCTGGACGCCGCCGAACCGGGATCGACGGTGCATCTGGCCCCCGGCCGCTATCTCCAGGACTTCATCAGCCGCAATCCCGGCGTCACCATCACCGGACCCGCGTCCGCCGTCGTCCAGGGTTCCGGTGCCGGCCGTGCTGTCGTAGAGATCCAGCACGACGACGTCCGGCTGAAGGGCTTCACCGTCGACGGCCTCTTCGGTGATCCCACGCAGAAGGCCGACTATCGCAAGAAGCTTATTTATGTCATGAGCCTGACATCCGGTGACGGAGTGGACGGCTTGCGTATCGAGCGGATGACACTGCGTAACGCCGGGGAGGAGTGCGTGCGGCTGCGCTACCTGATCACCGGCGCCGAGGTCGCCCACAACCGGATCACCGGCTGCGGGGTGTGGGACTTCCACTTCGACGACGGCGGCAAGGTGGGTGAGGGCATCTACCTGGGGACGGCGCCCGAGCAGCAGGGCATGAACGGCGCACCCGACGACCGGCCGGATGTCAGCCGCGACAACTGGATCCACCACAACCGGATCGACACCCGGGGCAACGAGTGCGTGGACATCAAGGAGAACTCCACCGCGAACCTGGTGGAACGCAACGACTGCACCGGCCAGCTCGACCCCAACTCGGCCGGCCTCGACGCACGCGGCAGCGGCAACACCTTCAAGGCCAACCGCTCCTACGGCAACGTCGGTGCCGGTGTCCGGGTCGGCGGCGACACTCCCGCCGACGGCACCCGCAACAACATCGAGGGCAACGTCCTCCTCTCCAACGCTGCGGGGGGCATCAAGTTCGAAGCCACCCCGCAGGGCCAGGTGTGCGGAAACACCCTGGCGGGCAACACCGGCGGCGCCGCGACAGGAACCTACGGGGACCAGTACCACCCGTCGCGCCCCTGCTGA
- a CDS encoding heparinase II/III family protein, with amino-acid sequence MAALTITRERGGWWHAYVCPAHGVELDHGDLLGDPFPRAGAACRYGCRVDTEAVRGARTVLAHQAAAQRLRHLACGGPAERSEALRLLLEYAELYAALPSTHPGAAGWMLHGRLFHQALTEAIWAVAVSHAIRTLAAHRDMRAELAALLPFLRSLGDRAGEARAELRHKGEIRSNYTAWLAAAETCCRSAALAVEGADPDTVQLAGHYGLFEHMRVAMHEDGWEWEGSTYYHLFVLHAYLLALRGGEPERLPGDIAEVLGAMITALAGIATSAGTLPALHDGPYRREAQSAEISEVATLADQLFAGAPLAAVALAAGKDTATELPADLVGWFTGPRLPARTVRRTFPDAGYAVFRTAGIHALLDAGPHGGGHGHLDKLSLYLYADDGTAWQPDPGQVPYAHRSFRTHYAGTKAHPAFRVDDAEQAPCDAVLDGDTGRCTGAYDGVSAVRRIVTDPRYLLDILVLEADTERLLTAQLRPGTDLDVVAQGPDRARTVWGDSQSAVMTGQHVSSPPAEFTVVAHPGPADDPARTCQGVDWSTTGRHAVFVSVYQSAEATPPVRRLSLSERTVHIDLADGTVATHSIGR; translated from the coding sequence ATGGCCGCGCTGACCATCACGCGCGAGCGGGGCGGCTGGTGGCACGCCTATGTGTGCCCGGCCCACGGTGTCGAACTCGACCACGGCGACCTGCTCGGCGACCCCTTCCCGCGCGCCGGAGCCGCATGCCGCTACGGCTGCCGGGTGGACACCGAGGCGGTGCGCGGGGCGAGAACGGTGCTGGCCCATCAAGCCGCCGCCCAGCGCCTGCGCCATCTCGCCTGCGGCGGCCCGGCCGAGCGCTCCGAGGCACTGCGGCTGCTCCTGGAGTACGCGGAGCTGTACGCGGCTCTGCCCAGCACCCATCCGGGTGCGGCCGGCTGGATGCTGCACGGCCGGCTCTTCCACCAGGCCCTCACCGAGGCCATCTGGGCGGTGGCCGTCTCCCACGCGATACGTACTCTCGCCGCACACCGGGACATGCGCGCCGAGCTCGCTGCCCTGCTGCCCTTCCTCCGGTCGCTCGGCGACCGCGCCGGTGAGGCCCGGGCGGAGCTGCGCCACAAGGGGGAGATTCGTTCCAACTACACGGCATGGCTCGCCGCCGCGGAGACCTGCTGCCGCTCGGCCGCACTCGCCGTGGAGGGCGCCGATCCCGACACCGTGCAACTGGCCGGTCATTACGGCCTGTTCGAGCACATGCGCGTGGCGATGCATGAGGACGGCTGGGAGTGGGAAGGCAGTACCTACTACCACCTCTTCGTACTGCACGCGTACCTGCTCGCCCTGCGGGGCGGCGAGCCGGAGCGGCTGCCCGGCGACATCGCCGAAGTCCTGGGCGCGATGATCACGGCGCTGGCCGGTATCGCGACTTCCGCCGGCACCCTGCCCGCCCTGCACGACGGCCCCTACCGACGCGAAGCGCAGTCTGCCGAGATCAGCGAAGTGGCCACGCTCGCCGATCAGTTGTTCGCCGGAGCTCCCCTGGCCGCGGTGGCCCTGGCCGCCGGGAAGGACACGGCCACCGAGCTGCCCGCAGACCTCGTGGGATGGTTCACCGGGCCGAGGCTGCCCGCGCGCACCGTCCGGCGGACCTTCCCGGACGCGGGGTACGCGGTCTTCCGTACGGCCGGAATCCACGCGCTTCTGGACGCCGGACCGCACGGGGGAGGGCACGGGCACCTGGACAAACTGTCCCTCTACCTCTACGCGGACGACGGCACCGCCTGGCAGCCGGATCCGGGCCAGGTCCCCTACGCGCACCGGAGTTTCCGGACACACTACGCCGGCACGAAGGCCCACCCGGCGTTCCGTGTCGACGATGCGGAACAGGCCCCCTGCGATGCCGTCCTCGACGGCGACACCGGCAGATGCACCGGGGCCTACGACGGGGTGAGCGCCGTCCGGCGGATCGTCACCGACCCGCGCTACCTCCTCGACATCCTTGTCCTCGAAGCCGACACCGAGCGCCTGCTCACGGCGCAGCTGCGTCCGGGAACCGATCTCGACGTCGTCGCCCAGGGCCCCGATCGTGCCCGCACCGTCTGGGGCGACAGCCAGAGCGCGGTCATGACCGGGCAGCACGTGTCGAGTCCGCCGGCCGAGTTCACCGTCGTCGCACACCCCGGTCCCGCCGACGACCCGGCGCGAACGTGCCAGGGAGTCGACTGGTCCACGACCGGCAGGCACGCGGTGTTCGTCTCCGTCTACCAGTCCGCCGAAGCGACACCACCGGTCCGCCGGTTGAGCCTGTCCGAACGAACCGTCCACATCGATCTGGCCGACGGAACCGTCGCCACCCACTCCATCGGAAGGTGA
- a CDS encoding carbohydrate ABC transporter permease yields MSAEKLLRGDVTRGTLLTNHPLLARRLRRTALHLVLVTVSLVMVVPFLWMIISSLKTDPDLAEYPPNLLPQVWDWSNYSEALEYAPFGTYFRNSLLISLGHTALNLALASMAGYALARVPFRGRTVVFMGVLGTMMIPTYTKIVPQYLIAKGIPFFGGNDYLGRGGHGWLDSWWGLIIPGALTPFAIFLFRQFYLSLPRELEEAARIDGMSEFGIYARVMTPLVKPAIATVALLTFESSWNNFLWPLIITSDTDLRVIQVGLSAFQQADQNAWAYLMAGTTLATIPMVVLFLFTQRYFVQGFANSGIK; encoded by the coding sequence ATGTCCGCTGAGAAGCTTCTCCGCGGGGACGTGACTCGCGGCACCTTGCTCACGAACCACCCCCTGCTCGCCCGCCGGTTGCGAAGGACGGCGCTGCACCTGGTGCTCGTCACGGTATCGCTCGTGATGGTGGTGCCGTTCCTGTGGATGATCATCAGCTCGCTGAAGACCGATCCCGATCTCGCCGAGTACCCGCCCAACCTCCTGCCGCAGGTGTGGGACTGGAGCAACTACTCGGAGGCGCTCGAGTACGCCCCCTTCGGTACGTACTTCAGGAACAGCCTGCTCATCTCGCTCGGACACACGGCGCTCAACCTCGCTCTGGCCTCCATGGCGGGGTATGCCCTGGCCCGGGTGCCGTTCCGGGGCCGGACCGTGGTGTTCATGGGAGTGCTGGGCACCATGATGATCCCGACGTACACGAAGATCGTTCCCCAGTACCTGATAGCCAAGGGCATTCCGTTCTTCGGCGGGAACGACTACCTGGGGCGTGGCGGGCACGGCTGGCTCGACTCCTGGTGGGGCCTGATCATCCCCGGCGCGCTGACGCCGTTCGCCATCTTCCTGTTCAGGCAGTTCTACCTCTCGCTGCCGCGTGAGCTGGAGGAGGCCGCCCGCATCGACGGCATGAGCGAATTCGGTATCTACGCACGGGTGATGACACCGCTGGTCAAGCCGGCCATCGCCACCGTCGCCCTGCTCACTTTCGAGAGCAGCTGGAACAACTTCCTCTGGCCGTTGATCATCACCAGCGACACCGACCTGCGTGTCATCCAGGTGGGCCTGTCCGCGTTCCAACAGGCCGACCAGAACGCCTGGGCGTACCTGATGGCCGGCACGACGCTCGCCACCATCCCCATGGTGGTGCTGTTCCTCTTCACCCAGCGCTACTTCGTCCAGGGTTTCGCCAACTCCGGTATCAAATAG
- a CDS encoding polysaccharide lyase family 7 protein — protein MRLTRKRTLTTAGVAALSALAAMTAPIVTSGTAVAAAPCDYPAQQLNLTNWKETLPTGSSGSPTEIKQPALATFSSNPWFMVNAACTGVQFRSAVNGVTTSGSSYARSELREMANNGTSNASWSSTSGTHTLTFREAFNKLPSTKPHVVGAQIHDGDDDVTVFRLEGTSLYITKGDTTHHKLVTSNYKLNTVFEGKFVVSGGQIKVYYNGALQTTIAHSASGNYFKAGAYTQANCDNSSPCSSSNYGQVSIYSLQATHS, from the coding sequence ATGCGTCTCACCCGCAAGCGCACCCTCACCACGGCCGGCGTGGCCGCGCTCTCCGCCCTCGCGGCGATGACCGCCCCCATCGTCACCTCCGGCACCGCCGTGGCGGCCGCCCCGTGCGACTACCCCGCCCAGCAGCTCAACCTGACCAACTGGAAGGAGACCCTGCCGACCGGGTCTTCCGGCTCCCCGACCGAGATCAAGCAGCCCGCACTCGCGACCTTCTCCTCGAACCCCTGGTTCATGGTGAACGCCGCGTGCACCGGAGTGCAGTTCCGCTCCGCGGTCAACGGCGTGACCACCTCCGGCTCCAGCTACGCGCGCTCCGAACTGCGCGAGATGGCCAACAACGGCACGTCGAACGCCTCCTGGTCGTCCACCTCCGGGACCCACACCCTCACCTTCCGTGAGGCGTTCAACAAGCTCCCGAGCACCAAGCCGCACGTCGTCGGCGCGCAGATCCACGACGGCGACGACGACGTCACGGTCTTCCGCCTCGAAGGGACCAGCCTCTACATCACCAAGGGTGACACCACGCACCACAAGCTCGTGACCAGCAACTACAAGCTGAACACGGTCTTCGAGGGCAAGTTCGTGGTCAGCGGCGGCCAGATCAAGGTCTACTACAACGGCGCCCTCCAGACGACCATCGCGCACTCGGCGTCCGGCAACTACTTCAAGGCCGGCGCCTACACCCAGGCGAACTGCGACAACTCCTCGCCGTGCAGCAGCTCCAACTACGGGCAGGTGAGCATCTACAGCCTGCAGGCCACCCACTCCTGA
- a CDS encoding redoxin domain-containing protein — translation MRARTFLPAALAAALITLTGCGTGSGADDETASTSPSNASSPGQPSASPDASDTAATGSPAPQAIRFTATTVDGKPFDAKTLAGKPTVLWFWAPWCPKCKAQAAETAKVAADYAGKANVVGVAGLDRNEAMKDFVADTGTDGFPQLSDEKGEVWRRFEVIEQSRYVILDKDGKTVYEGVLPGGEGLAEKVAGLTG, via the coding sequence ATGCGCGCCCGCACCTTCCTCCCGGCCGCCCTTGCCGCCGCCCTGATCACTCTCACGGGATGTGGAACCGGCAGTGGCGCCGACGACGAGACAGCGAGCACGTCCCCTTCGAACGCGTCGTCCCCGGGACAGCCGTCTGCCTCCCCCGACGCGAGCGACACCGCGGCCACCGGGTCCCCCGCACCACAGGCGATTCGGTTCACCGCGACGACGGTGGACGGCAAGCCCTTCGACGCCAAGACGTTGGCGGGCAAGCCGACCGTGCTGTGGTTCTGGGCGCCCTGGTGCCCCAAGTGCAAGGCGCAGGCCGCCGAGACCGCCAAGGTCGCCGCCGACTACGCGGGCAAGGCCAACGTCGTCGGTGTGGCGGGCCTGGACAGGAACGAAGCGATGAAGGACTTCGTCGCCGACACCGGGACCGACGGCTTTCCACAGCTGTCCGACGAGAAGGGCGAGGTCTGGAGGCGGTTCGAGGTCATCGAGCAGAGCCGCTACGTCATCCTCGACAAGGACGGCAAGACCGTCTACGAGGGCGTCCTGCCCGGAGGCGAGGGGCTGGCCGAGAAGGTCGCCGGACTGACCGGCTGA
- a CDS encoding polysaccharide lyase 6 family protein, whose protein sequence is MTRSKLSNCGAIAAAALTIAALTTAAPALASTGDTSSLNPSTTSTTQANATIVNVSTSSQLTTAMSKAVAGQTIVLANGSYSIGKLNAKNGTAGAPITIMAAQQGKAVITEGQLEVLSSSYVTFSGLKWTNSDTLKITSSHHIRLTRNHFRLTESESLKWIIIQGANSHHNRIDHNLFEEKHELGNFITIDGSSTQQSQYDQIDYNHFRNIGPRATNEMEAIRVGWSAISKSDGFTTIENNLFENCDGDPEIVSVKSNANTVRYNTFRTSQGSLSLRHGNRSQVYGNFFFGGGKAGTGGVRVYGQDHKIYNNHFEGLTGSGYDAALQLDGGDVDTSGALSSHWRVYRATAVHNTFVNNVSNIEIGANYTLAPVDSLVADNIVVGSSGKLFNELKAPKNMTYSGNIGWPTGSATIGITTGVRTVNPLLVKQSEVYRLGTGSPAVNTASGGYSFLAEDMDGQSRSGTADVGADELSTGTVVHKPLKPADVGISAP, encoded by the coding sequence ATGACCAGATCAAAGCTCAGCAACTGCGGCGCGATCGCCGCCGCGGCGCTCACGATCGCGGCCCTCACCACTGCGGCACCCGCTCTCGCCTCCACCGGCGACACGTCATCGCTCAACCCGAGTACGACCTCGACCACGCAGGCCAACGCCACCATCGTCAACGTCTCGACGTCGTCGCAGTTGACCACCGCGATGTCCAAGGCCGTGGCCGGTCAAACGATCGTCCTCGCCAACGGCTCCTACTCGATCGGCAAGCTCAACGCCAAGAACGGCACCGCCGGCGCACCCATCACGATCATGGCCGCCCAACAGGGCAAGGCGGTCATCACCGAAGGGCAGCTCGAGGTTCTCAGCTCGTCGTACGTGACGTTCTCCGGGCTGAAGTGGACGAACAGCGACACGCTGAAGATCACCAGTTCGCACCACATCCGGTTAACCCGCAACCACTTCCGGCTCACCGAGTCGGAATCGTTGAAGTGGATCATCATCCAGGGAGCCAACAGCCACCACAACCGGATCGATCACAACCTGTTCGAGGAGAAGCACGAGCTCGGCAACTTCATCACCATCGACGGGTCTTCGACCCAGCAGTCGCAGTACGACCAGATCGACTACAACCACTTTCGCAACATCGGTCCGCGGGCGACCAACGAAATGGAGGCGATCCGGGTCGGCTGGAGCGCGATCTCCAAGTCGGACGGGTTCACCACGATCGAGAACAACCTCTTCGAGAACTGCGACGGCGACCCCGAGATCGTCTCCGTGAAGAGCAACGCCAACACCGTCCGGTACAACACCTTCCGGACATCACAGGGCTCCCTGTCCCTGCGCCACGGCAACCGCAGCCAGGTCTACGGCAACTTCTTCTTCGGGGGCGGCAAGGCAGGCACCGGCGGTGTCCGGGTCTACGGCCAGGACCACAAGATCTACAACAACCACTTCGAAGGACTGACCGGCAGCGGCTACGACGCGGCGCTGCAACTCGACGGCGGGGACGTCGACACCTCGGGCGCGCTCTCCTCGCACTGGCGGGTGTACCGGGCCACGGCGGTGCACAACACCTTCGTCAACAACGTCTCGAACATCGAGATCGGCGCCAACTACACTCTCGCCCCGGTCGACAGCCTGGTCGCCGACAACATCGTCGTCGGTTCCTCCGGCAAGCTCTTCAACGAGCTGAAGGCGCCCAAGAACATGACGTACTCGGGCAACATCGGCTGGCCGACCGGTTCCGCCACCATCGGGATCACCACTGGTGTCCGGACGGTCAACCCGCTCCTGGTCAAGCAGAGTGAGGTGTACCGCCTCGGTACCGGTAGCCCCGCGGTGAACACCGCGTCGGGTGGCTACAGCTTCCTCGCCGAGGACATGGACGGCCAGTCACGCAGTGGAACGGCCGATGTCGGAGCGGACGAACTGTCCACCGGCACCGTGGTCCACAAGCCGCTCAAACCCGCCGACGTCGGAATCAGCGCCCCCTGA
- a CDS encoding cytochrome c biogenesis CcdA family protein, whose translation MSDLPLALALTAGVLAAVNPCGFALLPAYLSLLVLGDDSPTRGVAVGRALTATASITVGFAALFGVFGLAIQPVAGQVQEHLPWFTIFFGILMGLAGAWLSAGRQLPALMPKVRRAPSVTRSVPSMALFGMAYATASLGCTIAPFLAIVVSAFRSGSTGEGVALFAAYAAGMGLIVGVASVTVALTRSAAVGQLRRAGALAPRIGGGLLLLVGAYVAYYGWYEIRVQRDPTTTDPVIDAAGAVQRVLADSLDSAGPAVLAGLLAALLVTAWAIRRRARRAPRTKRPGTTSRPSE comes from the coding sequence ATGTCCGATCTCCCCCTCGCCCTCGCGCTCACCGCGGGCGTCCTCGCCGCCGTCAACCCGTGCGGCTTCGCCCTGCTCCCCGCCTACCTCTCCCTCCTCGTCCTCGGCGACGACAGCCCCACCCGCGGTGTCGCCGTCGGCCGCGCCCTCACCGCGACCGCCTCGATCACCGTCGGCTTCGCCGCCCTGTTCGGCGTATTCGGCCTGGCGATCCAGCCCGTCGCCGGTCAGGTCCAGGAACACCTGCCCTGGTTCACCATCTTCTTCGGCATCCTCATGGGCCTGGCCGGAGCCTGGCTGTCGGCCGGCCGTCAACTGCCCGCCCTGATGCCCAAGGTCCGACGCGCTCCCTCGGTGACCCGCTCCGTCCCCTCGATGGCTCTGTTCGGCATGGCCTACGCCACGGCGTCCCTGGGCTGCACCATCGCGCCCTTCCTCGCCATCGTCGTTTCCGCGTTCCGCAGCGGCTCGACGGGCGAGGGAGTCGCCCTGTTCGCCGCGTACGCGGCAGGCATGGGCCTGATCGTCGGAGTCGCCTCCGTGACCGTCGCCCTCACCCGCAGCGCCGCTGTTGGTCAGCTACGCCGCGCCGGCGCGCTCGCGCCCCGTATCGGCGGCGGACTCCTTCTCCTCGTCGGCGCCTACGTCGCCTACTACGGCTGGTACGAAATCCGTGTCCAGCGCGACCCCACCACCACCGATCCCGTCATCGACGCCGCCGGTGCTGTCCAGCGTGTCCTCGCCGACAGTCTGGACAGCGCCGGACCCGCTGTCCTCGCCGGGCTCCTGGCCGCGCTGCTCGTGACGGCCTGGGCGATCCGCCGACGGGCACGCCGAGCCCCCCGCACCAAGCGGCCCGGTACAACGTCCCGCCCCTCCGAGTGA